From Helicoverpa armigera isolate CAAS_96S chromosome 19, ASM3070526v1, whole genome shotgun sequence, one genomic window encodes:
- the LOC110374158 gene encoding uncharacterized protein LOC110374158: MAQNICHVLLCLSVVWPSLCLDVDLDTDFPEERWIFRHSQQDRKYEGGMQCANIRPSARDIVRRFYAILPYFDKDHTNTAFLHKFRGTIYSMSDSEDMLDREAGFYAAVLTPLVFLQQYRDTWCLLERFHRAIRLYQISHPTEKRSALKLLQNLRAVNQKIRGFIFDLPGPEQAARTTSAPDSEEDDTLHDKKDIRYLKELIKNLG; encoded by the exons ATGGCGCAGAATATATGTCATGTTTTACTTTGTTTAAGTGTTGTG TGGCCGTCACTATGTCTGGACGTAGATCTGGATACAGACTTCCCAGAAGAACGCTGGATATTCCGACACTCACAGCAGGACAGAAAGTATGAAGGCGGAATGCAATGCGCCAATATACGTCCGTCAGCGAGAGATATTGTCAGGCGCTTTTATGCGATCCTGCCTTA CTTCGACAAGGACCACACGAACACCGCATTTCTCCACAAGTTCCGAGGTACGATCTACAGCATGTCCGACAGTGAAGACATGCTGGATCGGGAGGCTGGCTTCTATGCTGCCGTGCTGACACCGCTGGTCTTCTTGCAGCAGTATCGGGATACCTGGTGCCTGTTGGAGCGG TTCCACAGGGCCATACGACTGTATCAGATTTCTCACCCGACTGAAAAGAGGTCTGCCTTGAAATTGCTGCAGAATTTAAGAGCTGTTAATCAAAAG ATCCGAGGGTTCATATTTGATCTGCCAGGCCCAGAGCAAGCGGCTCGGACCACGTCAGCGCCCGACAGCGAGGAAGATGACACATTACATGACAAGAAAGACATTAGGTATCTCAAAGAACTTATTAAAAATCTTGGCTGA
- the LOC110374173 gene encoding uncharacterized protein LOC110374173 isoform X1 → MFLLPLLCLTLSYYASANYLSYSCRTDPNYGTPSIDLVREPDKVNQTWNINKDMNHAFIDACKNFYDIRNIPIQDSFDNNIVYFGFSGDDDELDRITQRGLEVVGDAVETLGNVTCEQIDNYEICNRTKVVNLVSKKLKDNYGDDNVFDLIKNMLGDKETRTVTHGRSCAPVFQNITELYKVVLCDERYTDINVYTRPLKVVVSKMNDCKSTLEKYDYSVLALLTSKGFDHWSVHSVPTIFYDTPYASAEDEAAFPNSVSLLPWRLLKYGFLGFIRSMGWERVVIVSDVSQYSIEFEHELTTLFVKERIVYTTVKSEDYRFDVAKISKKLHMTMPRIVIANLEEENALKLMRLWKIPVWIARDISKMRADQQQLPQRLFSISLGAATEPNCGVDANILSGLTTIFKAYHAKALNPTMRRRNSSKLLIDEARKLVQETAAAKAYVYKLGRHPAYDKLISTLRVDDSGFKVLYLTNPFKTGIPSDGTAQCLAKSNTYSKPCEDTFVLLLMCVVILFFTTALLISCYFHKSSPYNDPRYHNF, encoded by the exons atgtttttattacctTTGCTATGTTTAACACTATCTTATTACGCGTCTGCGAATTATCTTAGCTATAGTTGTAGAACAG ACCCAAATTATGGTACTCCCTCTATAGATCTTGTCAGAGAGCCTGACAAAGTTAACCAAacatggaatataaataaagatatgaaTCATGCATTTATTGACGCGTGTAAAAACTTTTACGATATACGCAATATTCCTATCCAGGATAG TTttgacaataatattgtctaCTTCGGATTTtcgggtgatgatgatgaattagatCGCATCACACAGCGTGGACTGGAAGTCGTCGGGGACGCCGTCGAAACACTTGGAAATGTAACTTGCGAGCAAATTGACAATTATGAAATATGTAACAGAaccaaagtagtaaatcttgtCTCTAAAAAGCTTAAAGATAATTATGGAGACGACAATGTTTTCGACTTGATAAAGAATATGCTTGGAGATAAAGAGACTAGGACCGTCACACACGGGAGAAGTTGTGCCCCAGTATTTCAAAACATTACAGAACTATACAAAGTTGTACTATGCGATGAAAGATACACTGACATAAACGTTTATACACGTCCTTTGAAAGTAGTAGTATCGAAGATGAACGATTGTAAGTCAACGTtagaaaaatatgattattcCGTTCTTGCGCTATTGACATCTAAAGGTTTTGACCATTGGTCGGTTCACTCAGTACCAACTATATTCTATGACACTCCTTATGCTTCTGCAGAAGACGAGGCTGCTTTTCCAAATTCTGTTAGTCTATTACCATGGCGACTGTTGAAATATGGTTTCTTAGGATTTATAAGATCAATGGGCTGGGAAAGAGTTGTGATTGTATCCGATGTTTCACAATACAGCATTGAATTTGAACATGAATTGACAACGTTGTTTGTCAAAGAAAGGATAGTTTACACGACGGTGAAAAGCGAAGATTATAGATTCGACGTTGCTAAG ATCTCAAAAAAACTTCATATGACCATGCCGAGGATAGTTATTGCGAACCTTGAGGAAGAAAACGCTTTAAAACTTATGCGTTTGTGGAAAATACCTGTTTGGATCGCGAGAGATATATCTAAAATGAGAGCTGATCAG CAGCAATTACCCCAACGCTTGTTCTCAATTTCTTTGGGCGCTGCCACCGAACCCAACTGTGGCGTGGACGCTAATATTCTGTCTGGACTTACCACCATCTTCAAGGCTTACCATGCTAAGGCCCTAAACCCCACCATGAGAAGGCGTAACTCTTCGAA GCTACTGATCGATGAAGCAAGAAAGTTAGTGCAAGAGACTGCAGCAGCTAAGGCTTACGTATACAAGTTAGGACGGCATCCAGCATATGACAAGCTAATATCAACCTTGAGAGTAGATGACAGTGGGTTCAAAGTTCTTTATCTCACAAATCCGTTTAAAACTGGTATTCCTTCTGACGGGACGGCCCAATGTTTGGCTAAAAGCAATACGTACTCAAAACCTTGTGAAGACACTTTTGTCTTGTTGCTAATGTGTGTGGTGATACTCTTCTTCACGACTGCTCTTTTGATCTCTTGTTACTTTCACAAGTCTTCTCCATACAATGATCCGAGATATCAcaacttttaa
- the LOC110374173 gene encoding uncharacterized protein LOC110374173 isoform X2, which produces MFLLPLLCLTLSYYASANYLSYSCRTDPNYGTPSIDLVREPDKVNQTWNINKDMNHAFIDACKNFYDIRNIPIQDSFDNNIVYFGFSGDDDELDRITQRGLEVVGDAVETLGNVTCEQIDNYEICNRTKVVNLVSKKLKDNYGDDNVFDLIKNMLGDKETRTVTHGRSCAPVFQNITELYKVVLCDERYTDINVYTRPLKVVVSKMNDCKSTLEKYDYSVLALLTSKGFDHWSVHSVPTIFYDTPYASAEDEAAFPNSVSLLPWRLLKYGFLGFIRSMGWERVVIVSDVSQYSIEFEHELTTLFVKERIVYTTVKSEDYRFDVAKISKKLHMTMPRIVIANLEEENALKLMRLWKIPVWIARDISKMRADQQLPQRLFSISLGAATEPNCGVDANILSGLTTIFKAYHAKALNPTMRRRNSSKLLIDEARKLVQETAAAKAYVYKLGRHPAYDKLISTLRVDDSGFKVLYLTNPFKTGIPSDGTAQCLAKSNTYSKPCEDTFVLLLMCVVILFFTTALLISCYFHKSSPYNDPRYHNF; this is translated from the exons atgtttttattacctTTGCTATGTTTAACACTATCTTATTACGCGTCTGCGAATTATCTTAGCTATAGTTGTAGAACAG ACCCAAATTATGGTACTCCCTCTATAGATCTTGTCAGAGAGCCTGACAAAGTTAACCAAacatggaatataaataaagatatgaaTCATGCATTTATTGACGCGTGTAAAAACTTTTACGATATACGCAATATTCCTATCCAGGATAG TTttgacaataatattgtctaCTTCGGATTTtcgggtgatgatgatgaattagatCGCATCACACAGCGTGGACTGGAAGTCGTCGGGGACGCCGTCGAAACACTTGGAAATGTAACTTGCGAGCAAATTGACAATTATGAAATATGTAACAGAaccaaagtagtaaatcttgtCTCTAAAAAGCTTAAAGATAATTATGGAGACGACAATGTTTTCGACTTGATAAAGAATATGCTTGGAGATAAAGAGACTAGGACCGTCACACACGGGAGAAGTTGTGCCCCAGTATTTCAAAACATTACAGAACTATACAAAGTTGTACTATGCGATGAAAGATACACTGACATAAACGTTTATACACGTCCTTTGAAAGTAGTAGTATCGAAGATGAACGATTGTAAGTCAACGTtagaaaaatatgattattcCGTTCTTGCGCTATTGACATCTAAAGGTTTTGACCATTGGTCGGTTCACTCAGTACCAACTATATTCTATGACACTCCTTATGCTTCTGCAGAAGACGAGGCTGCTTTTCCAAATTCTGTTAGTCTATTACCATGGCGACTGTTGAAATATGGTTTCTTAGGATTTATAAGATCAATGGGCTGGGAAAGAGTTGTGATTGTATCCGATGTTTCACAATACAGCATTGAATTTGAACATGAATTGACAACGTTGTTTGTCAAAGAAAGGATAGTTTACACGACGGTGAAAAGCGAAGATTATAGATTCGACGTTGCTAAG ATCTCAAAAAAACTTCATATGACCATGCCGAGGATAGTTATTGCGAACCTTGAGGAAGAAAACGCTTTAAAACTTATGCGTTTGTGGAAAATACCTGTTTGGATCGCGAGAGATATATCTAAAATGAGAGCTGATCAG CAATTACCCCAACGCTTGTTCTCAATTTCTTTGGGCGCTGCCACCGAACCCAACTGTGGCGTGGACGCTAATATTCTGTCTGGACTTACCACCATCTTCAAGGCTTACCATGCTAAGGCCCTAAACCCCACCATGAGAAGGCGTAACTCTTCGAA GCTACTGATCGATGAAGCAAGAAAGTTAGTGCAAGAGACTGCAGCAGCTAAGGCTTACGTATACAAGTTAGGACGGCATCCAGCATATGACAAGCTAATATCAACCTTGAGAGTAGATGACAGTGGGTTCAAAGTTCTTTATCTCACAAATCCGTTTAAAACTGGTATTCCTTCTGACGGGACGGCCCAATGTTTGGCTAAAAGCAATACGTACTCAAAACCTTGTGAAGACACTTTTGTCTTGTTGCTAATGTGTGTGGTGATACTCTTCTTCACGACTGCTCTTTTGATCTCTTGTTACTTTCACAAGTCTTCTCCATACAATGATCCGAGATATCAcaacttttaa
- the LOC110374170 gene encoding fibroin light chain, with product MLPIVLVLLVATSALAAPGVNLSIRNVNEVVPPKHNGGLVSAFLTNQAFEIVDGGDTATYVLNLQQVIDDLANQGDKSSQALAAGQAIAILGALSTGIPGDACAPANFINAYVSSLRSGNSVGPALAKFVNVLKQNIDQIVQYANNPNQLKNAVGPRGNCNGGGRNYQFEAAWDAILSNASGASAGLVNEQYCAAKRLFTAFNAQNSNVGAYVTAVSLPPVNRVLQEALGPVAKFVASLSSGNPAAAAAGAKNALDNALRY from the exons ATGCTGCCTATCGTACTGGTATTACTCGTCGCTACT AGCGCTCTGGCTGCCCCAGGCGTCAACCTGAGCATCCGCAATGTAAACGAAGTGGTGCCACCCAAGCACAATGGCGGACTAGTCTCTGC TTTCTTGACCAACCAAGCCTTCGAGATCGTAGACGGTGGAGACACTGCCACCTACGTGCTCAACCTTCAGCAAGTCATTGACGACCTCGCCAACCAAGGAGACAAGAGCAGCCAAGCCCTTGCCGCCGGTCAGGCCATCGCCATCCTCGGTGCTCTGAGCACTGGAATTCCTGGAGACGCTTGTGCTCCTGCTAAC TTCATCAACGCCTACGTCTCATCCCTCCGTAGCGGCAACTCCGTGGGTCCAGCTCTCGCCAAGTTCGTCAACGTCTTGAAGCAGAACATCGACCAAATCGTCCAATACGCAAACAACCCCAACCAACTGAAGAACGCT GTCGGACCCCGAGGTAACTGCAACGGTGGAGGCAGAAACTACCAATTCGAAGCCGCCTGGGATGCCATCCTCAGCAACGCCTCCGGAGCCTCAGCAGG GCTTGTCAACGAGCAATACTGTGCTGCCAAGCGTCTGTTCACCGCTTTCAACGCACAAAACAGCAATGTAGGAGCTTACGTCACCGCAGTCTCCCTGCCACCAGTCAACCGCGTCCTCCAAGAAGCTTTGGGACCAGTCGCTAAG TTCGTTGCATCCCTCTCTTCTGGCAACCCTGCAGCCGCAGCTGCCGGAGCCAAGAATGCCCTGGACAACGCCCTCAGATACTAA